Part of the Bos indicus isolate NIAB-ARS_2022 breed Sahiwal x Tharparkar chromosome 29, NIAB-ARS_B.indTharparkar_mat_pri_1.0, whole genome shotgun sequence genome is shown below.
ACCTCCCCTGAGTGCTAAAAGTGGGTTTGGGGACTAACTGACATTTACCAGCTTAATACAATTCTGCTTACAGACTCACAGATGGTTGACTAGTCATCTCGTGGGACGTTCTGGTTAGGATGAGTGTATCAGAAACCAAAGGGTGTGGAGCAGGCAAAGCTGTCTTTCCTAACCAGGCTGGTAAAACAgctagagttgttgttgtttctcaTATTGTTataccaaagatttttttttaattattgaggtataattgacatactcTACtccattagtttcagatgtacaacataatgatccaGCATTTGTATACATTGCAAGATAATCATGACACTAAGTCTAGTTAACTTAGACTTAGTTAACTAGTTAACTAAGTTAactctagttaacatccattaccTTACAGTTccttcttgtgatgagaacttttaagatctactctcttagtaactttcaaatatgcagtacaGTAGGAAAAGCAGGTATTACGTCTCCGCTGACTTATAAAACTGCcaggcttatttatttattttggctgctctgggtctttgttgctgtgtgtgggctttctctagctgcagtgcacaggcttttcattgcgGTGACTTCCCTTGTAGAGGAGCTTGGGCCCTAGGGCACGTGGGCACCAGTAGTTTCTGCTCGCGGGCTCTGGAGTGAGCGCTGGAGCTTAGTTCCCCggaggcacatggaatcttcctggaccagggatgaaacctgtgtcccttgcattggcaggcggattctcaaccattgGGCCACCCGGGAAGTTCAAACAACCAGTTTTTATGTATTTCCCAAACCTTTAAAGACAAGGGGAAGTTTGGGGCAAGTCCTGAGGGATGGACACAGTACACAGAACAGCTGGTGTGAGAAGCTGGGCAGGGGAGACGGACTGGGGTCCCTCCTGAGGTGACTCTTCTCTGGTGGGGTCGGGAGGAAGCCCCTTCTGAGAACTCCAAGCCTAAGCAATGCCTCTCTCCACTGCAGACTGGTTCAGGCAGGCCCTGGCGAGGAAGCCCACGAAGATGCCCGTCTCCCCAGAAAGCGCCCTCAGTGACGTTTCACACCCGAGCTCACCGGACagccccccatccctgggctccAGCTCAGAGGTGTCTCCCATCCCTGCACCGTCGCACGGGAGCGCTGACGGTGGCGGCGGCAGCGGCAACAGCGGCAACAGCAGCGGCGGCCGCTGGAGCAAGGACTATGATGTGTGCGTGTGCCACAGCGAGGAGGACCTGGCGGCCGCCCAGGAGCTGGTCTCCTACCTGGAGGGCGGCGCCGCCAGCCTGCGCTGCTTCTTGCAGCTTCGCGACGCCACCCCAGGTGGCGCCATCGTGTCCGAGCTGTGCCACGCGCTGAGCAGCAGCCACTGCCGCGTGCTGCTCATTACCCCCGGCTTCCTCCGGGACCCGTGGTGCAGGTACCAGATGCTGCAGGCGCTGAGCGAGGCCCCCGGGGCCGAGGGCCGCACCATCCCCCTGATGTCCGGCCTCAGCAGAGCCGCCTACCCCGCCGAGCTCCGATACATGTACTTCGTGGACGGCCGCGGTCCCGAAGGTGGCTTCCGCCAAGTCAAGGAGGCTGTCATGCGGTGTAAGCTTTGGGGAAGGGCTTGCTCTACCTGGGCTTTTAGGAGACACCCAGTGTTGTCTAGTATGGGCTTCactctattttatctttttaggaaaatatttgtcTGCTCAGCATCTTTTAGCTGGCGGGGATCTTCCTTGAAGTGTGAAGGCTCTTTCAGTTGTCAcctgagaactcttagttgcagggaagcaggatctagttctctgaccagggatggaacaacCAGTCTCCCCTccgccctgcattgggagcacagagtcttaaccgctggaccaccaggaaagtccctaggcTTCACTTGATTGCACTTGGCaaatactgtgattttttttttttttttttacaaacagaaggtttgtggcaacctttCCTGGTCAGATGataattagcatttttttttcttttttagcactatgtatttttaaattagggcttccctggtggctcagatggtaaagaatctgcctgcaatgcaggagacctggatttgatccctgggtggggaagatcccctggagtaggaaatggcaacccactgcagtattctggtctggagaattccatggacagaggagcctggtggactacagtccatggggtcacaaagagtcagatacgactgagcagttgtttctattcctattttttaattaaggcatgtacatttttttaaatcaactttttattgaagtatatttgatttacaatgttgtgttaatttctgctctacagcaaagtgattcggttatacatatttttttaatcttcttttccattatggttaatcacaggatattgaatatagttctctgtgaaggtatgtacattgtttttaaaaacatcatgcTTTTgaacacttaatagactacaggagagtataaacataacttttacatgcactgggaaGCCAAAGAATTTGTGACTCACTTGACTGCAATATTGGCTTTATTATGGTGGTCTGTAACTGAACCTGCAGTGTTTCTGAGGTCTACCTGTAGTTCAGGATGCAGGCTTTGGAAAAGACTGTGTTACCTGGGTGAGTTACTTAACTGCTCTGTGCCTGGGTTTTCTCATTGGTTGAATGAGAATTATATTATATACCTAAATAAGTATGTACACTAAGTAGGTATTCAGGATACTGCCTGCCACatgtaaaatatttgtaacaggCAAGGCCTAGCACATGTcaagtcctcaataaatattagccattatcatcattattgggacttcctgggtggcttagtgggtaaagaattagcctgcaatgcaggagtcacgggttggatccctgggtcggaaagatcccctggaggagaaaatatcaacccactccagtattcttgcctgggaaatcccatggacagaggagtctggtgggctacagtccatgcggtcgcaaagagttggacatgactgagtgactgaacatacacacacatacacatcatcATTACTAGTATTAATAGTATTAGATTTCTCTCATTGAGGTCAGGTTGGCCTCAAGAGCTAGGAATGTCCACCAAGAGCCAGGAACATGCCAGGAGGGACCCTGGTTTAGTATTGGTTTAGTAAAGCAAACAGGTGCAAAATAATAGGAAAGGATTGCCCATGATAAGCATATCCAGGGAGGGGCAATATGTAACAGTGGGTTTGGAAAgtaaaatatagattaaaaagcAGTGGAGGCAGGGAGCTATTTGGGAAACAGAGATGTTGGGATCTGAGGATGGTGACAAGCCCTGTGCCTCTTGGATCTCTTTCAGACCTGCAGACCCTTGGCTGACGCTTGATCCATCACCACAGCACCCAGAAAGTTGGATCAAAGTGGGAAATGGAGTTAGAGGGCCCAGGGCCTGGGATTTCAGCAGACACACTGAGTTGTAAGGAGTGAGTTTGCAGGACACTGtatatgacccagggatcagactgtCTGTGGCCTCCATATCCGTGGGCTCTCAGGAAGGACCCAGGGAAGTTGGGGAGTCCCCCCAGGAAGGCCTGGCGAGGCTGGGGACTCCCCCAGGAAGGCCTGGGGAGACTGGGGACTTCCCCAAGAAGGCCTGGGGAGACTGGGGATCCCCCAGGAAGGCCTGGAAGAGCCAGAAAGTGGAGGTTGGAGGAAGTGCTGATACCAAGATATGGCCCACGTGATGCCGCCTGTGTGACTGGACATGAAGCCTGGCAGGTCGTGTCTGTGTCTTCATCCCCTGGAATCGGGCACTGGTGTTGAGGTGCATTCCTCTTGAAGAGGTGGCTCACCTGAGTAAGGAGCTGGAATCCTGGACCACTTGCCTCAGCTGCGTGGTTTTCCGCGGTGCCGGGGGAAGCCCTGAGCAGGCGTCAGGAGAAAGCAACAGGTATGGTGTCTTTCACACTCACACTCCTGCCGGGGTCTCCCTGTGACGTCGTTCACATCTGAAAGGCACGAGGAAGATGCCCTCAGCACTGCTGTTTGTTTCCACTGCACACCTGTCATTCGAGACCCACACGTAGAGACCATTcagaagagacaggagagagCAGGGAGCAGGTGGGGCAAAGAGAAGGGAAACTCAGACCTTTTAGCTGGGGTCAAAAGCCCACTCATCGATGCACCGACATGCGGGCTTCATCAGGGGTCTGGCCAGAACTCATGCTTTCTCATGCAGAGAGCTCCTCACCTCTGCACTCAGAGGAATCAGCATATTCCTCTGGAGGATGGTATGTTTTCAATAAAACTTGTTGTTGAGCTGAAATGAACTTATTATTTCCCTGATGTATACTTTTGTGTCTCTtcatccactccccaccccaacatctccttttactgaaaaaatatatacacatatatatttttttaaaaactgagatataattgacatatattagtttcaagtgtacatgaTTTGCTATCTGCATATATGAGAAAACCTTTAATTACAAATTGTCTTATTATATATGAAAGGACTAAAGAATAATGTCGTACACTCACGTACTCTACACCCAGCTTAGAAACAAACTCTCACAAGCCCTTAATTatattctccttccttctcctactAGAAGTAACCACTACCCTAAATTTTGAATGTTATCACTCTTAGCTTTTCTCTAGAAATTTATTACGTATGTATGCATCCCTGACAGCATACTTTTACATGGTTTTGTATTGTAAATAAGCGGTGTTATGTTTACAGATTATGCAAATTCCTTCCTTTGGCCATATGTTTGTAAGATgtatccatgttgatgtatggagcTCCAGTACATTCACTTTCATCCCATTATGTAAATATACCACTGTTTAGCTGCACATTCTTCTACAAATGGACACTGggttgtttcagtttttttttttttaattgaaaacaatAAGCCTGTGAGCATTTTTATTCTTGTATATGTTTTCCAGGGCAAGATCTAGGATGTAACCTAGATGGGGAATAGTTAAGAGTAATGGTCTTGGTAGAAGATATGAAATTTTCCTCCAAGTTGATTCTGCCAATTTCTGTTCCTACCCTGTGTGTGTAAGAGTTGCCACTTTTTCATGTTCTTGCTAACAGTTAGAAttatcagatttttttatttttattttttgctacacTACACAGCTTTTGGGGTCTTacttccctgactggggattgaacccaggctctggcagtgaaagcgctAAGTCCTAAACACTAGACTGCTAGGGAATTACTTAGAATTATCAGTTTTTTAGAGCTTCTCtagtagctcagatagtaaagcgtccgtctgcaatgcaggagaccagggttcaatccctgggttggaaagatccccctggagaaggcaatagcaacccactccagtattcttgcctgaagaattccatggacagaggagcctggtgggggacagtccacagagtcacaaagagtcagacacaactgagtgactaacacatacacacacgtcaGTTTTTAAAGTGTGTGTGAATTTGGTGGGTGAATACTGGTATCCTATTGTCataatattctttcttctcttttgcctttattataaaaaatatacactAAAAGGAAGGCGGCAATTTGACAAATCCCTGCATACCtatcacccagcttcaacaatTACCAGCTCAGAGATAAGCTTTTATTAACAATAACCCTACCCATAAGTCACCTCCAGATCCTTTGAAGCAAAACCCAggtgttattttatttctaaatatttaagtatGTCTCTCTAAATtattagaagtttttaaaaaaaaatatgaccacAATATAACAGTatcttttaaagaagttttattttttaatgtaaacactTCTATTTGTAGTTTGCgctttctgtgtcttctttgggaaatctTCCCTACTCTTGTATTTTCTTATGGAAGTAGCTACATTTGGTTCTTTAATCCAGCTGGATGTTTGGATGTTTGTTcgggtttgtttttgttgctctCGATTTGTAAGTCAGAGAGCCGTTTCCCCCCCATTTGAATAGCCATTCTTTGCTGGCGCCCATCCTCCCCCACTGACTGTGCTGTCTCTGGTGTCTTTGTCATGTATCACACGCCTAGGTTCTCCAGgctccttccttcatcttcatGTACCCTGTGTGAATGGCACCCTGGCTTACTTACCGCGGTTGTTAGTAAACCTCGATAATTTACAGTAAGCTCTTCCCACTTCCTTTATTCCTCAGAATCACTTCAACCCTCCCTGTTCCTTTATTCCTTCATATAAATTGTTTATTCCATGTGTCAGATTCCAGGAATGGGCCAATTAGTATTTTTATTGGACTTACATTGAGTTGAGAGATTAATGTGGAAAGAATAGATGTTTtaatactttataaaaatgttatgactccatttctttgtctttaaatgtATGTcaataaactttatataaatctTTTCCATATTggtcagtcacattttttatgaGATTTATTCCTTAGCATGTCATATTTTCTGTTGCTAGTgtaaaaggtatttttatttattttgtgctgCAAAAAGCTTTACTTTTTCCATTTGGTCCAAAGCTTGAGAGAGGGCTCCAGGATGTTAAAAAGCTGCCTAGTGGCTATAGAGAGGGGCTTCAGGCAGAAGCCCTGATGTTAGGGTGGTTCCTAAAAGGCCCCTGGGCTCCAGAGGGTCCTAGTCTTGCTTGAGGGTGAGCCTTTTGAAGAGATATTCATCCAGTCCTGCCTGGGGACCAGCCAGACTGTGAAGGTTGGTTGGGTGGTCACctgttttcttgatgagtttcacCTCCTTATCTAGGAAGTGGGTCTCCAGGAAGTCACAGATGTGGGGGTCTGCACGGGCAGAACGCAGGCCATGCAGATCCAAAATGGCCTGTTCTAGGTTCGTCTCCAGGAGGAGGGCAGCTTCAATAGCGTCCTGGCTTTTACCCCACTCCTCTTGAGACGGCTTCTGCACCTCCAGGAAGAGGGTCCAGCTGCTGCACTGGCTTGGCATTTTCAAGAGATGCTTGAGGGCCCTCGTGCTTCTCCATGGCCAATTTGCAAAAGAAGTGGCCCACACCCTCCAGAGCCACAATGTTGCGGTCCaaatagaagcccagagagaAGTAGGTGTAGAAGGCCTGCAGTGTAAGTGACTGACAGCGGCCACCACCTCAGTGGAATAATTCTGACCAATCTGGGAGCTCATGGTTAATCTGTAATAAGGAGTTAAGCTCCCCAAAATGGTTGTGGCTGCTCCTGGTGATAGTGGACAGCTGAGTGACTGATTCTGAAGGCTCCACTGGTGGTCGGAGGCTGGAGCGAGGGGCATCCCTGGGTCTGTTCCGTCCAAGCACTGTTGAAGCAAGAGACGGATCCACTGCAGAGGGAACTACaagttatttttaa
Proteins encoded:
- the TIRAP gene encoding toll/interleukin-1 receptor domain-containing adapter protein isoform X3, producing the protein MASSTSSPAPGSRSKKPLGKMADWFRQALARKPTKMPVSPESALSDVSHPSSPDSPPSLGSSSEVSPIPAPSHGSADGGGGSGNSGNSSGGRWSKDYDVCVCHSEEDLAAAQELVSYLEGGAASLRCFLQLRDATPGGAIVSELCHALSSSHCRVLLITPGFLRDPWCRYQMLQALSEAPGAEGRTIPLMSGLSRAAYPAELRYMYFVDGRGPEGGFRQVKEAVMRYLQTLG
- the TIRAP gene encoding toll/interleukin-1 receptor domain-containing adapter protein isoform X2, translated to MPAILPVGPRTRTRRTWPPAGRASLQARLRARERRAEEGPRGLAPPRFRGSGQPKALPPDGRTASGRSPRPALVAPRRRPAHPGADWFRQALARKPTKMPVSPESALSDVSHPSSPDSPPSLGSSSEVSPIPAPSHGSADGGGGSGNSGNSSGGRWSKDYDVCVCHSEEDLAAAQELVSYLEGGAASLRCFLQLRDATPGGAIVSELCHALSSSHCRVLLITPGFLRDPWCRYQMLQALSEAPGAEGRTIPLMSGLSRAAYPAELRYMYFVDGRGPEGGFRQVKEAVMR
- the TIRAP gene encoding toll/interleukin-1 receptor domain-containing adapter protein isoform X1 — protein: MPAILPVGPRTRTRRTWPPAGRASLQARLRARERRAEEGPRGLAPPRFRGSGQPKALPPDGRTASGRSPRPALVAPRRRPAHPGADWFRQALARKPTKMPVSPESALSDVSHPSSPDSPPSLGSSSEVSPIPAPSHGSADGGGGSGNSGNSSGGRWSKDYDVCVCHSEEDLAAAQELVSYLEGGAASLRCFLQLRDATPGGAIVSELCHALSSSHCRVLLITPGFLRDPWCRYQMLQALSEAPGAEGRTIPLMSGLSRAAYPAELRYMYFVDGRGPEGGFRQVKEAVMRYLQTLG